One part of the Acinetobacter sp. XS-4 genome encodes these proteins:
- a CDS encoding PLP-dependent aminotransferase family protein, with the protein MRSLLGDHLLQRLQQDTEGKLHQRLFRCLRGAIIDGVIQPKTRLPASRDLASEIHVSRNTVLTAYEQLQAEGYLEARTGHGTWVAEKLPESFLNTQNKKKVVSSPKVQNSYALSNRGSNLLGYAAASPHQWGAFVPGAPDVTEFPHHIFSRIQARLSREPDINRLIYSNAGGCIELRSALADYLRVARSVQCDADQIIITEGIHQAIDLVSRALSDIGDRVWIEDPGYWGMRNTLRINGVDIQPMPVDAEGIIPEENPAKPPKLIFVTPSHQYPLGSHLSLDRRRKLIEIARQHNSWIVEDDYDSEFRFSGQPYPSLQGLENDAPVLYMGTFSKTIYPSLRIGYLVVPKPLFSPLRIVAAELYRGGHLLEQKALAEFIREGHYEAHIRRMRLLYGKRRDYLVSLIKRYLGPEFIHEYDEAAGLHLVLKLPNSCDDVAIATTALERGVKVRPLSQYYMQSHAHAERGLLMGFACVNEKDMVMAFGVLLQCLREAGVQTIN; encoded by the coding sequence TTGCGTAGTTTACTTGGAGATCATTTATTACAACGGCTCCAACAGGACACCGAAGGTAAACTACATCAGCGCCTTTTCCGTTGTCTGCGTGGTGCCATTATTGATGGCGTCATTCAGCCTAAAACACGCTTGCCCGCTTCCCGTGACTTAGCCAGTGAAATTCATGTTTCGAGAAATACTGTTCTTACCGCCTACGAACAGCTACAAGCTGAAGGCTATTTAGAAGCTCGTACAGGCCATGGCACATGGGTTGCTGAAAAACTACCAGAGAGTTTTTTAAATACACAAAATAAGAAAAAAGTAGTTTCAAGTCCGAAAGTTCAAAACTCTTATGCACTCTCAAATCGTGGCTCAAACTTATTAGGCTATGCCGCAGCCTCGCCACACCAATGGGGAGCTTTCGTGCCGGGAGCGCCCGATGTTACCGAGTTTCCACATCATATTTTTAGTCGTATTCAGGCTCGTCTAAGCCGAGAGCCTGACATTAACCGCTTAATTTACAGCAATGCTGGCGGCTGTATTGAGCTTCGAAGCGCGTTGGCAGACTACTTGCGTGTTGCACGTTCAGTTCAGTGTGATGCAGATCAAATTATTATTACCGAAGGCATTCACCAAGCGATTGATTTAGTTTCGCGTGCACTTAGCGATATTGGTGATCGCGTCTGGATTGAAGATCCAGGCTATTGGGGAATGCGCAACACTTTACGTATTAATGGCGTTGATATTCAACCCATGCCAGTCGATGCCGAAGGCATTATCCCCGAAGAAAATCCAGCAAAACCACCTAAACTCATTTTTGTCACGCCATCGCACCAATATCCGCTGGGTTCACATTTAAGCCTAGATCGTCGACGCAAATTGATTGAGATTGCCCGTCAGCACAATAGCTGGATTGTAGAAGATGATTACGACAGTGAATTCCGTTTCTCAGGCCAGCCTTATCCATCCTTACAGGGTTTAGAGAATGATGCACCTGTGCTGTACATGGGTACGTTTAGTAAAACCATTTATCCATCTTTAAGAATTGGGTATTTGGTGGTGCCTAAACCCCTCTTTTCACCTCTACGTATTGTGGCAGCTGAACTGTATCGTGGTGGACATTTACTTGAGCAAAAGGCCCTAGCAGAATTTATTCGTGAAGGTCATTACGAAGCGCATATTCGTCGTATGCGTTTACTTTATGGCAAGAGGCGCGATTACTTAGTCAGTCTGATTAAACGCTATCTTGGCCCCGAATTTATTCATGAATATGACGAAGCGGCAGGATTACACTTAGTTTTAAAACTGCCAAACTCTTGCGATGATGTCGCGATTGCAACAACCGCACTTGAACGTGGTGTCAAAGTTCGCCCACTTTCACAATACTACATGCAATCACATGCTCACGCAGAGCGCGGCTTACTCATGGGCTTTGCCTGTGTAAATGAAAAAGACATGGTGATGGCTTTTGGTGTGTTGCTCCAGTGCTTACGTGAAGCGGGTGTACAAACAATTAATTAA
- the gabT gene encoding 4-aminobutyrate--2-oxoglutarate transaminase, which translates to MDNQHSALNARKQQATPRGVGVMCQWYAEKAENATLWDKEGNQFIDFAGGIAVLNTGHRHPKVIAAVTEQLTKFTHTAYQVTPYESYVALAERINERAPIAGAAKSAFFTTGAEAVENAVKIARCYTGRHGIITFGNGFHGRSFMTMAMTGKTAPYKRDFGVMPAGVFHARYPVPAKGISVDAAIESVEDIFSEDIAPHDVAAIVLEPVQGEGGFHVVPAEFLKRLRSICDKHGILLVADEVQSGFARTGKLFAMNYFETKADLITMAKSLGGGFPISGVVGRAEVMDAPNPGGLGGTYAGSPIAVAAAHAVIDAIEEENLCERANELGAELVVALKDIQQATGDVVTDIRALGSMVAVELETAEQAKFVQNYAMENGLLLLTCGKYGNVIRFLYPLTIPAEQFRQGLDILKQGFATLKAGSAKAMEQSA; encoded by the coding sequence ATGGATAATCAACATTCTGCACTTAACGCACGTAAACAGCAAGCAACTCCACGTGGTGTAGGCGTGATGTGTCAGTGGTATGCAGAAAAAGCTGAAAACGCGACGCTTTGGGACAAGGAAGGCAACCAATTTATTGACTTTGCTGGTGGTATTGCAGTTTTAAATACAGGCCATCGCCACCCTAAAGTCATTGCAGCGGTGACTGAACAACTCACTAAATTTACTCACACTGCCTATCAAGTAACACCTTATGAAAGCTATGTGGCTTTAGCTGAGCGTATTAATGAGCGTGCCCCAATTGCGGGTGCTGCGAAGTCAGCTTTTTTCACAACAGGTGCAGAAGCAGTTGAAAATGCTGTGAAGATTGCTCGTTGTTATACAGGCCGTCATGGCATTATCACTTTTGGTAACGGTTTCCACGGTCGTTCATTTATGACCATGGCAATGACAGGTAAAACTGCACCTTACAAACGTGATTTCGGCGTGATGCCAGCGGGTGTGTTCCACGCACGTTACCCTGTGCCTGCTAAAGGTATTTCAGTAGATGCGGCAATTGAAAGCGTTGAAGATATTTTCAGTGAAGATATTGCACCACACGATGTTGCAGCAATTGTGCTTGAGCCAGTCCAAGGTGAAGGTGGTTTTCATGTTGTACCAGCCGAGTTCTTAAAACGTTTACGTTCAATTTGCGACAAGCACGGTATTTTATTGGTTGCTGACGAAGTGCAATCTGGCTTTGCCCGTACAGGTAAATTGTTTGCGATGAACTATTTCGAGACTAAAGCAGACCTTATCACTATGGCGAAAAGCTTAGGTGGTGGTTTCCCAATTTCAGGTGTTGTTGGCCGTGCAGAAGTCATGGATGCGCCAAACCCAGGTGGTCTAGGCGGTACTTACGCAGGTAGCCCGATTGCGGTTGCAGCTGCGCACGCGGTGATTGATGCGATTGAAGAAGAAAACTTATGTGAACGTGCAAATGAACTAGGTGCTGAGTTAGTTGTTGCGCTTAAAGATATTCAACAAGCAACAGGCGACGTCGTAACTGATATTCGTGCATTAGGTTCAATGGTTGCTGTAGAACTTGAGACTGCTGAGCAAGCAAAATTTGTACAAAACTATGCAATGGAAAATGGGTTGTTACTTCTTACTTGTGGTAAATACGGTAATGTAATTCGTTTCTTATATCCATTAACCATTCCTGCTGAGCAATTCCGTCAAGGCCTTGATATCCTGAAACAAGGTTTTGCGACACTCAAAGCAGGTAGTGCAAAAGCGATGGAGCAATCTGCATGA
- a CDS encoding NAD-dependent succinate-semialdehyde dehydrogenase, whose translation MIQNNLQYLLKHPDISLDAPASNDYIEVNDAATGETLAWVKTYDRAGVEAAINRSAKAQAAWKKQTALARADVLLAWYNLMLEHKENIAQILTAEQGKPLAEARGEIGYAASFIRWFAEQARRVDGEVLTPTLPNQRLLVIKQAIGVTAAITPWNFPAAMITRKAGPAIAAGCSMLVKPAEQTPLTAYALEVLALQAGLPADVLINISGDAVEVGKTLCESDIVRKLSFTGSTQVGRILMQQCAPTIKKLSLELGGNAPVVVFDDANLEQAVQGIMASKYRNSGQTCVCANRIYVQDGIYDALADRLVEAVSKLKVGDGRQEGSTQGPLIDEDAIAKVQSHIADATEKGATVRIGGQRSALGGTFFEPTVLTGVTQEMKVSKEETFGPLAPLFRFKTEDEAVAMANDTEFGLAAYLFTQSTARQWRVGEALEYGMVGINTGAISNEVAPFGGVKQSGLGREGSKFGIEEYVEMKYLCVDLSE comes from the coding sequence ATGATTCAAAATAATTTGCAGTATTTATTAAAACATCCTGATATTTCATTAGACGCACCTGCATCAAATGATTATATCGAGGTAAATGATGCTGCTACGGGTGAAACTTTGGCATGGGTGAAAACCTATGACCGCGCAGGGGTTGAAGCCGCAATTAATCGTTCAGCAAAAGCGCAGGCTGCTTGGAAAAAGCAAACTGCCTTGGCTCGTGCTGATGTGTTATTGGCATGGTACAACCTCATGCTTGAGCACAAAGAAAATATTGCTCAGATTTTAACGGCTGAGCAAGGTAAACCATTGGCAGAAGCACGTGGTGAAATTGGTTATGCAGCATCATTCATCCGCTGGTTTGCTGAGCAAGCCCGCCGTGTTGATGGTGAAGTGTTGACGCCAACTTTGCCAAACCAACGCTTGCTCGTGATTAAACAAGCGATTGGTGTTACAGCTGCAATTACGCCGTGGAACTTCCCCGCTGCCATGATTACGCGTAAAGCAGGTCCGGCAATTGCTGCGGGTTGTTCAATGTTGGTTAAACCAGCAGAGCAAACGCCGTTAACAGCATATGCCCTTGAAGTATTGGCGTTACAGGCAGGTTTACCAGCTGATGTTTTAATTAACATTAGTGGTGATGCTGTTGAAGTGGGTAAAACACTATGCGAAAGCGATATTGTTCGTAAGTTAAGCTTCACAGGTTCAACCCAAGTGGGTCGTATCTTGATGCAACAATGTGCGCCAACCATTAAAAAGCTTTCACTTGAACTCGGTGGTAACGCGCCAGTTGTGGTATTTGACGATGCCAATCTTGAACAAGCTGTTCAGGGCATTATGGCAAGTAAATATCGCAACAGTGGTCAGACCTGTGTTTGCGCTAACCGTATTTATGTTCAAGATGGTATTTACGATGCGTTGGCAGACCGTTTGGTTGAAGCCGTGTCTAAACTGAAAGTTGGTGATGGCCGTCAAGAAGGTTCAACTCAAGGGCCTTTAATTGATGAAGATGCGATTGCAAAAGTTCAGTCTCATATTGCAGATGCAACTGAGAAAGGCGCGACAGTTCGTATTGGTGGTCAACGCTCGGCACTAGGTGGCACATTCTTTGAACCAACAGTTTTAACTGGTGTAACGCAAGAAATGAAAGTGTCTAAAGAAGAAACTTTTGGTCCGCTTGCACCGCTATTCCGCTTTAAAACTGAAGACGAAGCAGTGGCAATGGCGAACGATACCGAGTTTGGTTTAGCTGCTTATTTGTTTACTCAAAGCACAGCTCGTCAATGGCGAGTGGGTGAAGCACTTGAGTACGGTATGGTCGGTATTAACACAGGTGCAATTTCAAATGAAGTTGCTCCGTTTGGTGGCGTAAAACAATCAGGTCTAGGTCGTGAAGGTTCAAAATTCGGCATTGAAGAATATGTTGAAATGAAATACCTATGCGTAGACTTATCTGAGTAA
- a CDS encoding LysR substrate-binding domain-containing protein, which yields MISSFDDFYYFYLVVKHGGFSAASDAENISKSKLSRRIIDLENKFNVSLIQRTTRHFKVTDLGQEFYEECCKVIAQVECAENVLLKQKSEPQGLVKVSCPPLMMHFQIRKILNQFLKTYPKVEIALELTSRRVDILHDDIDLAIRTNFEPNEDSNLIVRDVIKTDHCLVASPELLQGRAIEHYSELQDFPSISLGTQKQNPIWHLCNIRNGESVDVPYQPRIKSNDLAGVYYAVMDGLGIADLPFLTVESEIRKGTLVHILPDWKSNIGMLQLVYVSRKGQRLVVEKLIETLIEELRRLPESHEGYLAT from the coding sequence TTGATAAGTTCTTTTGATGATTTTTATTATTTCTATTTAGTCGTAAAACACGGCGGCTTTAGTGCAGCCAGTGATGCTGAAAATATTAGTAAATCTAAGCTTAGCCGACGTATTATTGACCTTGAAAATAAATTTAATGTCAGCCTGATTCAAAGAACAACTCGCCATTTTAAAGTGACCGATTTAGGTCAAGAGTTTTACGAGGAATGCTGCAAAGTTATTGCTCAAGTTGAATGTGCAGAAAATGTTTTGTTAAAGCAAAAAAGTGAACCTCAAGGGTTAGTAAAAGTAAGCTGCCCACCGCTTATGATGCATTTTCAAATTAGAAAAATTTTAAATCAGTTTTTAAAAACCTATCCAAAAGTTGAGATTGCACTCGAGCTGACGAGCCGTCGAGTTGATATTTTGCATGATGACATCGACCTTGCCATTCGGACCAATTTCGAACCCAATGAAGATTCAAATTTAATTGTTCGTGATGTGATTAAAACTGACCACTGTCTGGTGGCTTCACCTGAATTACTTCAAGGTCGTGCCATTGAGCATTATTCCGAGTTACAGGACTTTCCAAGTATTAGCTTAGGTACTCAAAAACAAAACCCTATTTGGCATTTATGCAATATTCGAAATGGTGAATCGGTTGATGTACCTTATCAACCACGAATCAAAAGTAATGACTTGGCAGGTGTCTACTATGCCGTGATGGACGGATTAGGCATTGCCGACCTTCCCTTTTTAACTGTTGAATCTGAAATTCGTAAAGGCACACTTGTTCATATTCTTCCTGACTGGAAGTCGAATATAGGCATGCTACAACTGGTTTATGTGTCTAGAAAAGGCCAACGCCTTGTGGTCGAAAAACTCATTGAAACATTGATTGAAGAACTACGACGTTTACCGGAAAGCCATGAAGGATATCTGGCAACTTAA
- the ycaC gene encoding isochorismate family cysteine hydrolase YcaC has product MAQDYVRLDKDNAAVLLVDHQAGLLSLVRDIDPDKFKNNVLAVANAAKYFNLPTILTTSFETGPNGPLVPELKEIHPDAPFIPRPGQINAWDNEDFVKAVKATGKKQLIIAGVVTEVCVAFPALSALAEGFEVFVITDASGTFNELTRDAAWDRMSKAGAQLMTWFGMACELHRDWRNDIEGLGALFSNHIPDYRNLISSYNHNTSQK; this is encoded by the coding sequence ATGGCTCAAGATTACGTACGTTTAGACAAGGATAATGCTGCGGTTCTTTTAGTTGACCACCAAGCAGGTTTACTTTCTTTAGTTCGAGATATCGATCCAGATAAATTTAAAAACAACGTACTTGCTGTTGCAAATGCAGCAAAATATTTCAACCTTCCAACAATTTTGACAACCAGTTTTGAAACTGGTCCAAACGGTCCTTTAGTTCCTGAGTTAAAAGAAATTCACCCAGATGCTCCTTTTATTCCTCGTCCAGGCCAAATCAACGCGTGGGACAATGAAGACTTCGTAAAAGCAGTCAAAGCAACTGGTAAAAAACAATTGATTATTGCTGGTGTGGTAACTGAGGTTTGTGTGGCATTCCCAGCTTTATCTGCACTCGCTGAAGGTTTTGAAGTGTTTGTGATTACCGATGCTTCTGGTACTTTCAATGAATTAACCCGTGATGCTGCTTGGGACCGTATGTCTAAAGCTGGCGCACAGCTTATGACTTGGTTCGGTATGGCTTGTGAGTTACACCGTGACTGGCGTAATGATATTGAAGGTCTAGGTGCACTCTTCTCAAATCATATTCCTGACTACCGTAACCTGATTTCAAGCTACAATCACAACACTAGCCAAAAATAA
- a CDS encoding pirin family protein, translating to MKKFLGAYQNNHMHWVGDGFPVYNLFSYDRLGQTLSPFLLLDYAAPYTFSPTNDQQGVGSHPHRGFETVTIAYQGEVTHKDSSGGGGTIKTGDVQWMTAGAGVLHEEFHSPEFAEHGGLFEMVQLWVNLPAHSKMTPGKYQAIEAKEIPDIALDEYGSHLRVIAGEYADAKGAATTFSPLNVWDGKLVKGQTHTLYVPEGHTTLVVVLDGAVVVNDANRLEGKTVAILSREGVDFTLSAEEDTKFLVLTGQPLNEPIEGYGPFVMNTKAEIMEAINDFNRGKFGSLMQEG from the coding sequence ATGAAGAAATTTCTTGGTGCATATCAAAATAACCACATGCATTGGGTGGGTGATGGTTTCCCTGTATATAACCTATTCTCTTACGACCGTTTAGGCCAAACCCTAAGCCCATTTTTGCTACTCGATTATGCAGCGCCTTATACCTTCTCGCCAACCAACGATCAGCAAGGTGTAGGCTCGCATCCACACCGTGGCTTTGAAACAGTGACAATCGCCTACCAAGGTGAAGTGACTCATAAAGATTCAAGCGGCGGCGGCGGAACCATTAAAACTGGTGATGTGCAATGGATGACGGCGGGTGCAGGCGTGTTGCATGAAGAGTTCCATTCTCCTGAGTTTGCAGAGCATGGTGGTCTTTTTGAAATGGTGCAATTATGGGTAAATTTACCTGCTCATTCAAAAATGACGCCTGGAAAATATCAAGCAATTGAAGCGAAAGAGATTCCAGACATTGCGTTAGACGAGTATGGCAGTCATTTACGTGTGATTGCTGGTGAATATGCAGATGCAAAAGGTGCAGCAACAACATTTAGTCCGTTAAATGTATGGGATGGTAAATTGGTTAAAGGCCAAACACATACCCTTTATGTACCTGAGGGTCATACTACCCTTGTTGTGGTGTTAGATGGTGCGGTTGTGGTTAATGATGCAAATCGTCTTGAAGGTAAAACCGTTGCGATTTTGTCTCGTGAGGGTGTTGATTTTACGTTAAGTGCTGAAGAAGACACTAAATTCTTGGTGTTAACTGGTCAACCACTTAATGAACCAATCGAAGGTTATGGTCCATTCGTGATGAATACCAAAGCCGAAATCATGGAAGCGATTAATGATTTTAATCGTGGAAAATTCGGTTCACTCATGCAAGAAGGATAA
- a CDS encoding FAD-dependent oxidoreductase, with amino-acid sequence MNIAIIGSGMAGLAAARILKDAGHTITIFEALPGRGMDSHSVEFDGGIIDAPLRVMNPHLWKNTLSLAAHLGIKTFPVRTYMSCSWLFEDRTETWLTTSRSRIGNFPIINNRKGIQQYGWRLVKGMLQLKTAIHQFFKSKNQDITLAEFINQNDIEEVFWHGVVMPVLYTICTCNPKTIGDWPAKNLLEFLRHLTDGDMLLRMKGGTPAFVDSLIKDIDIHSGSAIKNVELQGEKVLVENSQGEKNLFDRVIVATPTSKIDEFLNPEQFAEDMNLLKQFRFEQGDLVIHTDPSVMPPRRKDWSVLSYMMDRKFTRQQFTVWMNAVEPTLVGKNPVFQTWRPVTDIDPKKIISKVTLTRAVVDSQTVALNKELQQRHLDLNRKVFYCGSWSCDGLPILESAVTSAMHIAEILGAPLPFVGLKPQVEVAPELGY; translated from the coding sequence TTGAATATCGCAATTATTGGCAGTGGAATGGCAGGTCTTGCGGCAGCAAGAATTCTGAAAGATGCAGGGCATACGATCACGATATTTGAAGCACTTCCCGGTCGGGGAATGGATAGCCATAGTGTTGAGTTCGATGGTGGAATTATTGATGCACCATTGCGTGTGATGAATCCACATTTGTGGAAAAACACGCTCAGCCTTGCTGCTCATTTAGGTATTAAAACCTTTCCGGTTCGCACTTATATGTCATGTAGCTGGTTATTTGAAGACCGTACTGAAACATGGTTAACCACATCTCGTAGCCGTATTGGTAATTTCCCGATTATCAATAACCGTAAAGGCATCCAGCAATATGGCTGGCGTCTTGTGAAAGGGATGTTGCAATTAAAAACTGCAATCCACCAGTTTTTCAAATCTAAAAATCAAGATATTACTCTCGCTGAATTTATTAATCAGAACGATATAGAAGAAGTATTCTGGCATGGTGTTGTAATGCCTGTGCTCTATACAATTTGTACGTGTAATCCAAAAACAATTGGCGACTGGCCTGCAAAAAACTTACTTGAGTTTTTACGTCACTTAACTGATGGCGATATGCTTTTACGTATGAAAGGTGGAACACCTGCATTTGTAGACAGCTTAATTAAAGATATCGACATTCATAGCGGATCAGCGATTAAGAACGTTGAATTACAAGGTGAAAAAGTACTGGTTGAAAACAGCCAAGGTGAAAAGAACTTATTTGATCGAGTGATTGTTGCAACGCCAACGTCTAAAATTGATGAGTTTTTGAACCCTGAACAATTTGCTGAAGATATGAATTTGCTTAAGCAATTCCGTTTTGAGCAAGGTGATCTTGTTATTCATACAGACCCTAGCGTAATGCCACCACGCCGTAAAGACTGGTCAGTGCTGAGCTATATGATGGATCGTAAGTTTACACGTCAGCAATTCACAGTTTGGATGAATGCGGTTGAGCCTACGCTTGTAGGTAAAAACCCAGTGTTCCAGACTTGGCGCCCAGTGACAGATATTGATCCTAAAAAAATCATTTCAAAAGTGACTTTAACGCGAGCAGTCGTCGACTCACAAACAGTTGCTTTAAATAAAGAATTGCAACAACGCCATTTAGACTTAAACCGTAAAGTATTTTACTGTGGTTCATGGTCATGTGATGGTTTACCAATTTTAGAGTCAGCAGTTACTTCCGCAATGCATATCGCTGAAATTTTAGGTGCTCCTTTACCATTCGTAGGGTTAAAACCTCAGGTTGAAGTTGCCCCTGAACTCGGTTACTAA
- a CDS encoding class I SAM-dependent methyltransferase, whose product MKTKVRAALSKFIPHKYAIDASSLGDDEELAWTNLGFWKNTQNYREACCQLADHLAQAVHLNSKDHLLDLGCGQGASLSHWLQHYQPKSLSAVDLQAQCVNKIQKLIPEISQIFCGSFLNLKQFKFKQLFDVILCIDAAYHSNLNSFLDSVTPVLNSKGRLGFHYLMRPDSCQNMTVLQEQKHRYLLKAANVAWDAVPTEKMLRTTLEQQGFADIQIEDLSEPVLLGFSQYIQNQQGQNQSRGLANLKIQMTAKLCQQLYQNGYVRYIQITAIKKIG is encoded by the coding sequence GTGAAAACAAAAGTTCGAGCAGCCCTTTCTAAATTCATTCCCCATAAATATGCAATTGATGCATCAAGTTTGGGAGATGACGAAGAGCTTGCTTGGACAAATTTGGGTTTTTGGAAAAATACCCAAAACTACCGTGAAGCTTGTTGCCAATTGGCAGATCATTTGGCACAAGCTGTCCATTTAAATTCAAAAGATCATCTCTTAGATTTAGGCTGCGGACAGGGTGCAAGTTTGTCGCACTGGCTACAGCACTATCAGCCCAAAAGCCTCAGCGCAGTTGATTTACAAGCACAGTGTGTTAATAAAATTCAAAAGCTTATTCCTGAAATAAGTCAGATTTTTTGTGGTTCATTTTTAAATTTAAAACAATTTAAATTCAAACAACTCTTCGATGTCATACTGTGTATTGATGCGGCTTATCACAGCAATTTAAATTCATTTCTAGATTCAGTTACTCCAGTTTTAAATTCAAAAGGCCGATTAGGTTTTCATTACTTAATGCGTCCTGACTCATGTCAAAACATGACTGTGTTACAAGAACAAAAGCATCGTTATTTACTTAAAGCAGCAAATGTCGCTTGGGATGCTGTACCGACTGAAAAAATGTTAAGAACAACCTTGGAACAACAAGGTTTTGCCGATATTCAAATTGAAGATTTATCCGAGCCTGTATTACTCGGTTTTTCGCAGTATATTCAAAATCAGCAAGGACAAAATCAAAGCCGAGGATTGGCAAATTTAAAAATTCAAATGACTGCAAAGTTATGCCAACAACTCTACCAAAATGGATATGTACGTTATATTCAGATAACAGCAATAAAAAAAATAGGATGA
- a CDS encoding GFA family protein, with protein sequence MSAKYQGSCLCGAVSYQSEAEPRYSFNCHCRDCQKATGSAYAPIAFFHQSELKVNGELKYFETLGSSGRPIKRAFCPTCGSQLFGLPEIAPEMISIRAGTLDDPSLYQPRAEVFVSQAYAWDTLNPNLRHFEKMIEKKKEG encoded by the coding sequence ATGTCAGCCAAATATCAAGGATCGTGTTTATGTGGAGCTGTGAGTTACCAAAGCGAAGCGGAGCCACGTTATAGCTTTAATTGCCATTGTCGAGATTGTCAGAAGGCAACAGGTTCAGCATATGCACCAATTGCTTTTTTTCACCAATCTGAATTGAAAGTGAATGGTGAACTTAAATATTTTGAGACTTTAGGATCTTCTGGCCGACCTATTAAACGAGCGTTTTGCCCGACTTGTGGTTCTCAACTTTTTGGCTTACCTGAAATTGCCCCTGAAATGATTTCAATACGTGCAGGTACGCTTGATGACCCGAGTCTCTATCAGCCTAGAGCAGAAGTGTTTGTGAGCCAAGCCTATGCTTGGGATACGCTGAACCCAAACCTTAGACATTTTGAAAAAATGATAGAGAAGAAGAAAGAAGGATAG
- a CDS encoding DUF2059 domain-containing protein, with amino-acid sequence MMKKILSTLVIGLCLTHPTFAQPASSESVKELMKVTKSQDLYKQMGSYVEQMISKTISEVEVQQGKPLNSQQKKVVANFAKKFSKITVEDMGWEKLEPEFTRIYVTNFTQEEIDGLINFYKSPVGQAAINKMPLVMEQSMKLGQDLTKEAMPKIIAAAKEMVIELEKYEK; translated from the coding sequence ATGATGAAGAAAATATTATCTACTTTAGTTATTGGTTTATGTCTCACTCATCCAACCTTTGCACAGCCTGCTTCTAGTGAGTCTGTAAAAGAATTAATGAAGGTCACAAAATCTCAAGATTTATATAAACAAATGGGCTCGTACGTTGAGCAGATGATTTCAAAAACAATCTCTGAAGTTGAAGTACAACAAGGTAAACCCCTTAATTCCCAACAAAAAAAAGTCGTGGCAAATTTTGCTAAAAAGTTCTCTAAAATTACTGTAGAAGACATGGGTTGGGAAAAACTTGAGCCTGAATTTACTCGTATTTATGTGACAAATTTCACTCAAGAAGAAATCGATGGATTAATTAATTTTTATAAATCACCAGTTGGTCAAGCAGCCATAAACAAAATGCCTCTAGTGATGGAGCAAAGCATGAAATTGGGCCAAGATCTAACTAAAGAAGCTATGCCTAAAATTATAGCCGCAGCAAAAGAAATGGTTATTGAATTAGAGAAATATGAAAAATAA
- a CDS encoding gamma-glutamylcyclotransferase family protein gives MSSLFVYGTLGPGRPNAHILENIGGQWAEGWVNGTLHNEGWGADLGYPGIVLGESTNQVQGFVFSSEHLDANWKLLDDFEGEEYERVPVQVTLNSGERVDSFIYVLKS, from the coding sequence ATGTCGAGTTTATTTGTTTATGGCACTTTAGGCCCAGGTCGTCCTAATGCACATATACTTGAAAATATTGGCGGACAATGGGCAGAAGGTTGGGTAAACGGAACCTTACATAATGAAGGTTGGGGAGCTGATTTAGGCTATCCGGGGATTGTGCTTGGTGAAAGTACCAATCAAGTTCAAGGTTTTGTTTTTAGCTCAGAACATTTAGATGCAAACTGGAAATTACTTGATGATTTTGAAGGCGAAGAATACGAAAGAGTACCTGTTCAAGTCACTTTAAATAGTGGCGAACGTGTTGATTCTTTTATTTATGTGTTGAAGTCTTAA